In the genome of Streptomyces sp. 846.5, the window GTCCCCAGGTGCTGTTCCTGGACGAGCCCACCACCGGGCTCGACCCGCACAGCCGCAACGAGCTCTGGGACATCGTCCGCGGGCTGGTGAGCGAGGGCGTCACCGTCCTGCTGACCACGCAGTACCTGGAGGAGGCGGACCAGCTGGCCGACGAGATCGTGGTGATCGACAAGGGCCGGGTGATCGCCGGGGGCACCCCGGACGCGCTGAAGGCCCAGGTCGGCGGGCAGGTCCTGGAGCTGCGTCCGCAGCGTGCCGAGCAGCTGGAGCTGGTCTACGGGGTGGTCGCCTCGCTCGCCGGGTCCGGGACGGAGATGACCCCCAACGGTCTGGTCAGCGCCCCGGTCCGGGACGTCGCGCTGATGCCGGCCGTGGTCGCGCGGCTGGAACAGGCCGGACTGGTCGTCAGCGAGCTGTCGCTGCGCGGCTCCAGCCTGGACGAGGTGTTCCTCACCCTGACCGGTCATCGCGCCGCGGTGACCGACAAGACCGAGACCGAGGCCGAATCCGAGGCCGCCACCGTGAAGGCAGGAGTCTGACCATGGCCACCGCAACGCTCACCGCACCCACCGCCCCGGCGGGCCGGGTCGGCCTCCTCGCCGGTCTGCAGCACACCGCGACGCTGACCTGGCGCAATCTGGTGCAGATCAAGCACAACCCGATGGAACTGATGGACCTCAGCGTCCAGCCGATCATGTTCCTGCTGCTGTTCACCTATGTGTTCGGCGGCCAGATGTCCGGGTCCACCCATGCCTACCTGCAGTTCGCGCTGGCCGGGATCATGGTCCAGAACGGGCTGTTCGCGACGCTGACCACCGCGGTCGGGTTGAACAGCGACATCCAGAAGGGCGTCTTCGACCGGCTCCGCAGTCTGCCGA includes:
- a CDS encoding ATP-binding cassette domain-containing protein; the protein is MTYAFQAEGLVKSFKETRALDGVDLAARTGTVLGLLGPNGSGKTTTVRVLATLLRPDAGRALVGGLDVVRQAPAVRAQIGLTGQYAAVDEMLTGFENLLMIGRLLGLSRPDARKRAAELLERFALTEAGGRAAGTFSGGMRRRLDLAASLVGRPQVLFLDEPTTGLDPHSRNELWDIVRGLVSEGVTVLLTTQYLEEADQLADEIVVIDKGRVIAGGTPDALKAQVGGQVLELRPQRAEQLELVYGVVASLAGSGTEMTPNGLVSAPVRDVALMPAVVARLEQAGLVVSELSLRGSSLDEVFLTLTGHRAAVTDKTETEAESEAATVKAGV